One Primulina huaijiensis isolate GDHJ02 chromosome 8, ASM1229523v2, whole genome shotgun sequence genomic region harbors:
- the LOC140982317 gene encoding uncharacterized protein, whose protein sequence is MFPSSKNDKAFDFFLRRSSFLSDQQIPSSKQDEPVPFFLNFPSPFFDEYEMPLNQILSQSQIMATNHHFVVDQIENNSTVTKPNIAASKSNGKEADQGISPNGIDLTPPRRRNMSMVPRKRTGKKDRHSKICTAQGIRDRRMRLSLQVARKFFDLQDMLGFDKASKTIEWLFTKSKKAIKDLEKDHPHISTSEARSESFLSECEVMSGIEETSNDDVKEGMMNFAQAKIITGPYCLNSSEKTDKRSKKAECNSTNRVSRDKARARARSRTREKMIIKWCNKSNPNHENEDVLKLESLTSSCPFEGVDQESRSHDQENKVSPFMSDFNSFGEQISSDAGTIEKLLGNSRTPSSYPISDYSHFSDSVAGCLDSNAHFMGFLGNWDLFNSDKITSSPSEYSATDQVPFAGNPISVYSDTAPNFQVFHQ, encoded by the coding sequence ATGTTTCCTTCATCAAAGAACGACAAGGCTTTCGATTTCTTTTTGAGAAGGTCCTCTTTCCTCAGTGATCAACAAATCCCTAGCTCCAAACAAGATGAACCAGTCCCCTTTTTCTTGAACTTTCCTTCTCCATTTTTCGATGAGTACGAAATGCCCTTGAATCAGATTTTATCGCAGAGCCAGATCATGGCCACAAATCATCATTTTGTGGTTGATCAGATTGAGAATAACAGCACTGTGACCAAACCAAATATTGCGGCCTCAAAGTCGAATGGGAAGGAAGCTGATCAAGGGATTAGTCCCAACGGGATTGATCTTACACCACCTCGGAGACGAAATATGAGCATGGTTCCACGGAAAAGAACTGGCAAGAAAGACAGACACAGCAAGATTTGCACAGCTCAGGGTATTAGAGACAGGAGGATGAGATTATCCCTTCAAGTGGCGCGCAAATTCTTCGATCTTCAAGACATGTTAGGCTTCGATAAAGCAAGCAAAACCATTGAATGGCTCTTTACGAAATCGAAGAAGGCTATTAAGGACCTGGAGAAAGACCATCCACACATTTCTACAAGTGAAGCGAGGAGTGAATCATTTCTTTCTGAATGTGAAGTCATGTCAGGAATTGAGGAGACTTCAAACGATGATGTCAAAGAAGGTATGATGAATTTTGCACAGGCCAAAATTATTACGGGGCCATATTGCCTAAACTCAAGCGAGAAAACCGACAAAAGATCGAAAAAAGCCGAGTGTAATTCCACGAATAGGGTGTCAAGAGACAAGGCAAGAGCAAGGGCAAGGAGCAGAACAAGAGAGAAAATGATTATCAAATGGTGCAACAAATCAAACCCCAACCATGAAAATGAAGATGTCCTCAAGTTAGAGTCTTTAACCAGCAGCTGCCCATTTGAAGGTGTTGATCAAGAATCAAGATCCCATGATCAAGAAAATAAGGTCTCGCCATTTATGTCTGATTTCAACTCATTCGGGGAGCAGATATCATCCGATGCGGGCACAATAGAGAAATTGCTTGGAAATTCAAGAACACCGAGTTCTTACCCTATTTCTGACTACAGCCACTTCTCTGATTCTGTCGCAGGTTGCCTAGATTCCAACGCTCATTTCATGGGATTCCTCGGAAATTGGGATCTGTTCAACAGTGACAAAATCACTTCATCGCCAAGTGAATATTCAGCAACAGATCAAGTTCCATTTGCAGGTAACCCTATCTCTGTATACTCGGA